The following proteins come from a genomic window of Ochotona princeps isolate mOchPri1 chromosome 14, mOchPri1.hap1, whole genome shotgun sequence:
- the SPAAR gene encoding small regulatory polypeptide of amino acid response produces METAVMGVVAVLFLVTVAITCVLCCFSCDSRSRDPQERPGHSFTVATFRQEASFFTGPSRPTRPVPAARDFWSFM; encoded by the coding sequence ATGGAAACGGCAGTGATGGGGGTGGTGGCAGTGTTGTTCCTGGTGACCGTGGCCATCACTTGTGTTCTTTGCTGCTTCAGCTGTGACTCGAGGAGCCGGGACCCTCAGGAACGCCCCGGCCACAGCTTCACGGTGGCCACATTTCGCCAGGAAGCTTCCTTCTTCACAGGACCCAGTCGTCCAACTCGGCCCGTGCCAGCTGCCCGGGACTTCTGGTCTTTCATGTAG
- the HRCT1 gene encoding histidine-rich carboxyl terminus protein 1 produces the protein MSSLQVLGSLLGCITGVAVAVVVTILLLATCLFPRGQDRDVERSLHSGTQSRRVQPRLFPGRGHLGTFHQHHYVGHVSHTPSAGFHHHHRGHHYLHQAHWGRR, from the coding sequence ATGTCCAGCCTCCAGGTATTAGGCAGCCTGCTGGGCTGCATCACAGGCGTCGCGGTGGCCGTGGTTGTGACCAtcctgctgctggccacctgCCTCTTCCCCAGAGGGCAGGACCGGGATGTGGAGAGAAGCCTCCACTCTGGAACCCAGAGTCGACGGGTCCAGCCTCGGCTCTTCCCAGGCCGGGGCCACCTGGGGACCTTCCACCAACACCATTACGTGGGCCATGTGTCTCACACGCCCAGCGCTGGCTTCCATCATCACCACCGTGGTCACCACTACCTCCACCAAGCTCACTGGGGCCGCCGCTGA